The Metabacillus litoralis genome contains a region encoding:
- a CDS encoding phytoene desaturase family protein, whose protein sequence is MNKKVVIIGGGLGGMSAGIRLAVDNYDVTIIEKGERLGGKLNKRGGNGFSFDTGPSILTMPWVLEQLFQNANRNLTDYIKLKRIEPQWKTFFEDGTTIELTSDLPELIRQLRSVSKEDAGELFNYLNYCSKMYEYSLKSVYKKSLRGLQDLRSMHTVKELLSMDPMKTMHQGTRKFFKDKKIQQLFNSLIMYIGSSPYHAPAVLSQLAHVQLGLGIYYVDGGMYEIANAMSKVLHELQVNVHLNTKVKKITSNGKKATGVELENGQIVEADIIVSNLEVVPTYQTLLENHPLHHDFIQEQEKFPPTVSGLVLLLGVNRKYKHLTHHNFFFSASPEKEFNQLYNEETAPEDPTIYVGISSKSDPTQAPEGKENLFVLTHVPPLKEGETWDNKALEYRKLIIAKLEKMGVTDLSNSIEFEYMFTPNDLQQLYGANGGSIYGVATDRKKNGGFKFPSKSSYIQNLYFVGGSTHPGGGVPMVTLSGQLTADLILEHDLKYDHKREIG, encoded by the coding sequence AGGCGAGCGACTTGGAGGAAAGTTGAACAAGAGAGGTGGAAATGGTTTTTCCTTTGACACGGGACCCTCTATTCTAACCATGCCATGGGTACTTGAACAGTTATTTCAAAATGCTAATCGAAACCTTACTGACTATATTAAATTAAAAAGAATTGAGCCACAATGGAAGACATTTTTTGAAGATGGCACAACCATCGAACTTACAAGTGATTTACCTGAGTTAATTAGACAACTAAGATCAGTATCTAAAGAAGACGCAGGTGAGCTTTTCAATTATTTGAATTATTGTAGCAAAATGTATGAGTATAGCTTAAAAAGTGTGTACAAAAAAAGTTTAAGAGGATTACAGGATTTAAGATCCATGCATACGGTTAAAGAATTATTATCAATGGATCCGATGAAAACAATGCACCAAGGGACGCGTAAATTTTTTAAGGATAAAAAAATTCAGCAATTGTTTAACTCTTTAATCATGTATATTGGGTCTTCCCCCTATCATGCTCCTGCCGTTTTGTCACAGTTAGCACATGTTCAATTAGGACTTGGAATATATTATGTTGATGGTGGCATGTATGAAATTGCAAATGCTATGTCGAAGGTCTTACATGAATTACAAGTGAATGTACATCTAAACACAAAAGTAAAAAAGATCACATCAAATGGAAAAAAAGCAACAGGTGTAGAGCTTGAAAATGGACAAATAGTAGAAGCTGACATTATAGTCTCCAATTTAGAGGTTGTACCTACCTACCAAACTTTGTTAGAGAATCACCCTTTACATCATGATTTTATTCAGGAACAGGAAAAGTTTCCTCCAACAGTATCTGGCCTAGTGCTTTTATTAGGGGTTAATAGAAAATATAAACATCTTACACATCATAATTTTTTCTTTTCAGCATCACCAGAAAAAGAGTTTAATCAACTTTACAATGAGGAAACAGCACCAGAAGACCCAACAATTTATGTTGGAATATCCTCTAAATCTGATCCGACACAAGCACCTGAGGGCAAGGAAAACTTATTTGTTTTAACTCATGTACCCCCGTTAAAAGAAGGAGAAACATGGGATAATAAAGCACTGGAATACCGGAAATTAATTATTGCTAAGCTTGAAAAAATGGGTGTTACAGATTTATCAAATTCCATTGAATTTGAATACATGTTTACACCTAATGACCTTCAGCAATTATACGGAGCAAACGGTGGATCGATTTATGGCGTTGCCACAGACCGGAAGAAGAACGGTGGTTTTAAGTTTCCTAGTAAAAGCTCATACATACAAAATCTTTACTTTGTAGGAGGATCAACACATCCTGGCGGAGGAGTACCTATGGTAACATTATCAGGTCAACTTACCGCAGATCTTATTTTGGAACACGATTTGAAATATGATCATAAAAGAGAAATAGGCTAG